One Candidatus Binataceae bacterium DNA window includes the following coding sequences:
- a CDS encoding response regulator transcription factor, whose protein sequence is MSFSLLVVEDEVRLADSLVTGLSEEGFSVSWSDTAELAAERLQNTQFDLIVLDIQLPGKSGLDLLREMRASGATTPVLILTAHGTLDERVTGLDAGADDYLVKPFAFAELVARLRALIRGRSATAAPILKVGAIEFDTTRRRAKSGGQPLSLSPKETMLLELLMRHAGQTVTRSMIAETVWEADLNAFTNLIEVFINRLRQKLGQGAKIQTVRGVGYSIHAQ, encoded by the coding sequence ATGAGCTTCAGCCTGCTCGTCGTTGAAGACGAGGTTCGGCTTGCCGATTCGCTGGTGACGGGACTTAGCGAGGAGGGTTTCTCGGTTTCGTGGTCGGACACGGCGGAGCTGGCGGCCGAGCGGCTCCAGAATACGCAGTTCGATCTGATCGTTCTCGACATCCAATTGCCTGGTAAAAGCGGCCTCGACCTGTTGCGCGAGATGCGCGCGAGCGGCGCGACTACGCCGGTGCTGATCCTCACCGCGCATGGAACACTCGATGAGCGCGTGACGGGTCTCGACGCGGGAGCTGATGATTACCTCGTCAAACCGTTCGCCTTCGCCGAGCTGGTCGCGCGCTTGCGCGCGCTAATCCGCGGCAGGTCGGCGACCGCGGCGCCGATTCTTAAGGTCGGCGCGATTGAGTTCGACACGACGCGCCGCCGCGCGAAGTCAGGCGGCCAGCCTCTCAGTCTCTCGCCCAAGGAAACGATGCTGCTGGAGCTGCTGATGCGGCATGCGGGGCAAACCGTGACGCGCTCGATGATCGCGGAGACGGTTTGGGAGGCCGACCTCAACGCGTTTACCAATCTGATCGAAGTTTTCATCAACCGCCTGCGCCAGAAGCTGGGTCAGGGCGCGAAGATTCAAACCGTGCGCGGCGTCGGTTACTCGATTCACGCGCAATGA